The Dioscorea cayenensis subsp. rotundata cultivar TDr96_F1 chromosome 19, TDr96_F1_v2_PseudoChromosome.rev07_lg8_w22 25.fasta, whole genome shotgun sequence genome includes a window with the following:
- the LOC120250521 gene encoding DNA-damage-repair/toleration protein DRT111, chloroplastic, whose translation MLGGLYGDLPPPSSAEEEKSNSSVVWSSSAKMAPPALRKPASVLAPPQSVLKSQQSQNKSKNSLPPQSKTATSTLPPPALPDSGMKSPTFQPALVGVTSTVIEEYDPARPNDYEDYRREKKRRAVEAEMKRELERRRREEEEREREREQREREASERLERDHHSRSSSLNISGEEAWKRRAAMSGAAPRSPSPPPNGEGFSIGKSGTAGLGVGAGGQMTAAQRMMAKMGWKEGQGLGKQEQGITTPLMAKKTDRRAGVIVNASESKSDKKPKSVNLNGPPTRVLLLRNMVGPGEVDDELEDEVASECAKYGSVTRVLIFEITEPNFPSDEAVRIFIQFERSEETTKALIDLDGRYFGGRVVRASFYEEERFNRNELAPIPGEIPGFS comes from the exons ATGCTTGGTGGGTTGTATGGGGACTTGCCTCCCCCATCATCTGCCGAAGAAGAGAAGAGCAATAGCTCAGTGGTCTGGTCGAGCAGTGCCAAGATGGCGCCACCTGCACTGAGGAAACCAGCGTCAGTCCTGGCGCCGCCTCAATCCGTGTTGAAGAGCCAACAGTCCCAAAACAAGTCCAAAAACTCACTACCACCACAGTCTAAAACAGCAACTTCAACTCTGCCTCCTCCGGCACTGCCTGATAGTGGCATGAAGAGTCCTACTTTCCAACCAGCGCTTGTGGGGGTGACATCCACTGTAATTGAGGAATATGATCCGGCAAGACCAAATGACTATGAGGATTatagaagggagaagaagaggcgTGCCGTGGAGGCTGAGATGAAGAGGGAGCTCGAGAGGAGACGTAGGGAAGAggaagagagggagagagaacgAGAGCAGAGGGAACGAGAGGCTTCTGAAAGATTGGAAAGAGATCATCATTCAAGGTCATCATCATTGAATATTTCTGGCGAAGAAGCATGGAAGCGACGTGCTGCAATGAGTGGGGCTGCTCCAAGAtctccatctcctccaccaAATGGGGAAGGGTTTAGTATAGGGAAATCAGGGACAGCTGGGTTGGGAGTTGGTGCTGGTGGACAGATGACTGCTGCCCAGAGGATGATGGCAAAGATGGGTTGGAAAGAAGGTCAGGGACTTGGCAAGCAAGAGCAGGGAATAACTACACCTCTAATGGCCAAAAAGACTGATAGGCGAGCTGGAGTAATTGTTAATGCCAGTGAGTCAAAATCCGACAAGAAGCCAAAGAGCGTGAACCTTAATGGCCCACCTACTCGCGTCTTACTACTGCGCAACATG GTTGGTCCAGGTGAGGTCGACGATGAACTTGAAGACGAGGTCGCTTCAGAGTGTGCCAAATACGGTTCAGTGACGCGAGTCCTGATATTTGAGATCACTGAGCCAAACTTCCCATCAGATGAAGCCGTCAGGATCTTCATACAATTTGAGAGATCAGAGGAAACAACAAAAGCTCTGATCGATCTAGACGGGAGATACTTCGGTGGCAGAGTGGTGCGCGCATCATTTTACGAAGAAGAGAGATTCAACAGAAACGAACTAGCTCCCATACCTGGTGAAATACCCGGTTTCTCTTAA